TATTATCTTTTACACCATCATCAGAGATAAATGGTATATCGTTGTTTGATTTTTTCATCTGGGTAACAAGTTTTGAAGCCTCTGGGTGATATCCACCATAAACTACAGCATCTGCATTTGAACCGCTAACTTTATTGATTATTGCAGAGTAGTCCACAGCACCTACAGTTATACCATCAAATAGTACTACCTCTGTTACACCCTCAGCTTCTACTAACTCTTTAACTGCTGTTGCAAAACTTTTTCCATAATCTCCCTTATCGTGGAGTACGGCTATTTTCTTAAGACCTAGATCTTTTACTAAATTTGCAGCTGTTACAGCTTGGAAGCTATCTTTTGCTATTGCTCTAAAGAAGTTTGGATATTCACCATCGGTTAAATCATTACTTGTTGCAGAAGGGGTAATAGCTACAATATTTGCATCTCTATAGATACTCATAGCTGCCTTAGTTGTTCCACTACAGATATGTCCAATTATACCATCAACCTTCATTCCTACTAATTTAGCTGCAACATTTGTTGCTAGCTCAGGTTTACATGACTCATCTTCAGCAAAAAATTCGATTTTACGACCTAAAACACCACCTTTAGCGTTCCACATCTCTGTATAGATCTCTACAGCTCTTACGGTTGGAATCCCGTAGGATGCTAAATCCCCTGACTGGGCACCAGGAACACCTATCTTAATAGGGGCATTAGTAGCCGCTTCCTTAGAACAACTAGCTAACATTATTAGAGTTAGTATAGCGATCATCAAGTTTTTAATTTTCATATTCTCTCCTTAAAAAACGTAAAACAGATATGCTATTAACATATTTACGATAATCGTAAATCTATGAAAATTTCATCTTTTTTACTTTAGTGAATTATCCTGTTATTATACAGAGACGGGCAAAGTTTGAAAAGGAAAAGTTGTATAATTTTCGAATAGGATTTGTTTGTAAGTGGGTTTTGAATGTATTATATTTGCAATATGGCCTATATCTTTTTGAAATATATGGTTGTTTAAGTCGGTATTACATTGAATATGTGTTATGTTTGTATATTATAAGAATTTAGTTCACTTTAATTATAATACGAAAGTGATATTGACATTAGACGTAAGATCACAATGTATTTTATTTGGATGTAGCCAGCATTTATCAAATTATATTTACAAATACTGGCTTGGGTTCTTACTCTTTTTCCGCTAACCACCGCTCTGTTTCTAGGGCTGCCATGCATCCTGTTCCAGCAGCAGTAATTGCTTGTCTATATTTACTATCCATAACATCTCCACATGCAAACACACCTTCGATGTTAGTTTTTGTAGTCCCTTTTTCTGTTAATAGGTAACCGTTCTCGTCGGTATCTAAAAACTCCTTGAAAAGTTCTGTATTTGGCTTATGTCCTACAGCTATAAATAGGCCTTTTACACCAATCTCCCTCTTCTCTCCCGTTTTATTATTTATTACCCTAACATCTTCTAGGGGACCTGTATCTCCACCTAATACCTCATCCAACTCTGTATTCCAGAGAATTTCAACCTTAGGGTTATTTTCAGCTCTTTTTTGCATAGCTTTACTTGCCCTTAGTTCATCTCTTCTGTGCATTAGGTAAACCTTTGAGCAGAAGTTAGTTAGATAGATAGCTTCTTCTACAGCAGTATCTCCACCACCAATTACAGCAACATCCTTACCTTTGAAAAAGAATCCATCACATGTTGCACATGCGGAGACTCCACGACCCTTAAATTTCTCTTCACTCTCATTACCAAGGTATTTAGCTGTAGCTCCTGTGGATATAATTAAGGAATCGCAACTGTATTTTTTCCCATAGGTCTCTAAAATAAAGGGTCTTTTTGAAAGGTCTGCCTTTGTCACTTCATCTTCAATTATTTGTGTATTAAATCTTAATGCTTGCTTTTCCATATCAAGCATAAGTTCATTTCCATCTCTACCTTCAGGAAAACCTGGAAAGTTATCAATCTCTGTAGTAGTTGTAAGTTGCCCACCTTTTTGAAATCCAGATATCATTACTGGACTAAGATTTGCTCTAGCTGCATAGATAGCAGCTGTATAACCTGCTGGACCAGATCCGACAATGATTACTTTGTGGTGTTCAATAGTTGTTTCAGACATATTATATTCTCCCTATATAGATAATATACTAAATATTTTTAATTTTGTTAATTATTCTTTTCAAGTTTTTTGATAATAATTACTAATAAGGCTGAAAAAAGTAGTGTTTGCAAAAGTGTTGGTAGTGGGGCAATCCCGTTGCTTAATAAAAATATTGGTGAAGATGGTAGAGGGGAGTCTGGATAGTTTACTATGTTTATTGCAAATAGATTGTTTGCTAAGTGTACTCCGAAGCTGTACTCTAATCCCCTATATTTAACAGTTATGTAGGAGAATGTAATTGCCATTGTTAGGTAGATTAAAAAGAATGTAAAAGTACTGTTTTTTACTTCTGGATTTTTTAAGTGGGGTAGTGCAAAAAGAAGTGATGAGGCAAGTATAATAAATAGCTTGTTTTTACTAAAACTCCTTAGGAAGTCTATTAAGTAGCCTCTGAATAAAAACTCTTCTGAAGCAACTTGGATAGGTGTAAGGGATATTGAAAGAAGTAAAAATATTAAAAACTTGCTAGGGTTAAAGTTGAAGCTAAGCTGATTTTTAAAAAATATTAGGTTATATATTAGGGTCGTGCTTTGTAGTATGAACCATATAACAAAACCTCTTAAAAACCTTTTTGTATTAATACTATTTTCTCTGTTTATAAAGTTAACTAATTTTCTTTTATGGTAAAATTTAATGATAACTAAAATTGATATTATTAGTGGAAAAAAGGAGAGATTAACACCAATAAAGGAGTTTATATCCTTTATATAGCCTAATCTGCTTATTGGTATTAAAAATATAGGGTTAAGTGATATAAATAGGAGCAGCCCTAAGACTCCTCCTATTAAGTAGTTATACCACATATTTTTAGGCATTAAACTTCTTGTTGTGCCCAATCTGGTTTTTTGATTTTAGCTGAATCTTCAATCTCTTGGAAAAATTTATCAACTTTTAATCTGTTTTTAATATAACTTTTAGTCTCTTCAAAGGGTGCAAAACTCTTATCAGTTCTGTTATCAACTAGGATTAGGTGGTAACCAAACTGGGTTAAAACTGGCTCACTTACTGTGTTTACAGGTATAGAGAAGGCTACAACTTCAAATTCTCCAACCATCTGACCTTTTTGGAAAGAACCTAGTTGTCCACCGTTTGGTCCAGAAGGGCCTTCGGAATACTCTACCGCCGCTTGGGAGAAATCCATACCGCCAGAGATCTTCTCTTTAATATCTTTAATTTTTGTTAAGGCTTCCTCTTCGCTCTTATTGTCAGTTGTTACTAAAATGTGTCTAGCTGTAACAGTTCCCGGTTGGGCAAAAACGCTCTCTTTATTGTCGTTGTAGTAGGTTTCAATCTCTTTGTCACTAACTTCAGTATCAGACTCTACAGCGTATTTACTTAACTCCTGCATTCTATACTGGTATGTAAACTCTTCCCTAAGTTCATCCATTGTAAAACCCTTAGCTTCCACATCTGAAATCATAGCCTCTTCTGAACCATATTGACTTATTAACTGGGAAAATTGCTCATCTATTGCACCCTCTTCCACTTGAATATCTAGGGCGTCTAGTTTTTGTGTATAGACAAATTTTAATATCATGTTATTAAGAATTTGGGCTTCAAACTTTGCCTTCTCTTCTTCTTGCATAACATAGTCCTCGGGAACCATTGCTTTTTTTAATCTTTCAACTTCATTTTCAAACTCTGCTTGAGTTATTTTATGCTTTGAAACTGACGCAATAACTTTGTTTTCTGGTGTTTGACACCCAAATAGAACTGCTGGAATAAGCAGTAGTAATAATTTTTTCATTCTATCCTCATATATTTATAAAAATTTAATACATCTCTTTGCCAAATGCATGGCATAACAACTCAACGGCGAGTTCAGCTGTTTGGTTTTGAATATCTAGTGCTGGATTTACCTCAACTAATTCAAAACTTGAAACTTTGTTACACTTTGATATTGACTCTAGTAGTAGAGCAACCTCTCTATAGTGAAGTCCTCCAGGGACCTGAGTTCCTGTTCCAGGAGCCTCTTTTGGGTCTAAGGAATCGACATCAAAGGAGACATGGACATGATCAACTCCGTCGGATGCAATCTTTATCGCTTCTGATGCAATCTCTACAATACCCTTCTTCATAACATCCATCATTGTAAATACAGTTACATTTGACTCTTTTAAAAGTTTAGCCTCGTTAGGGTCTATCTCCCTTGCTGCAATTATAACACAGTTTTTTTCGGATACAGTAGGTGAGGGGCCTAAGGCTAATAGACTTTTCTCTCCTCTTCCCGTTGCTATGGCCAGTGGCATTCCATGTATGTTCCCAGTTGGAGATGTTTCTGCTGTGTTAAAATCTCCATGGGCATCAATCCATATAACTCCAGTATTTCCCTGGTTCATCTTTTTTAATCCTGCTAGTGTTCCTATGGAAATACTGTGGTCTCCTCCTAATACTAGGGGCATGTAACCAGCGTTTATAATAAGTTCTACCCTATCTTTTAATAGAGAACATGTATCTAATATAATATCTAAGTAGTTTAAACCAAGGTTGTTTGGGTCTCTTGAGTCAAATTGATCAACTGTATAACAATCCACAGTTCCAAAATCTTTTACTTCATGTCCTAGTTTTCTAAGTTTAGCTATAACACCTGCTACTCTTATGGCTCCAGGACCCATGTCTACACCTTTTTTTGACGCTCCAACATCCTGAGGAACCCCAATTAAGCCTATTTTTCTGAAATTCATAAAAAAATAATATCATA
Above is a genomic segment from Thiospirochaeta perfilievii containing:
- the rocF gene encoding arginase, which gives rise to MNFRKIGLIGVPQDVGASKKGVDMGPGAIRVAGVIAKLRKLGHEVKDFGTVDCYTVDQFDSRDPNNLGLNYLDIILDTCSLLKDRVELIINAGYMPLVLGGDHSISIGTLAGLKKMNQGNTGVIWIDAHGDFNTAETSPTGNIHGMPLAIATGRGEKSLLALGPSPTVSEKNCVIIAAREIDPNEAKLLKESNVTVFTMMDVMKKGIVEIASEAIKIASDGVDHVHVSFDVDSLDPKEAPGTGTQVPGGLHYREVALLLESISKCNKVSSFELVEVNPALDIQNQTAELAVELLCHAFGKEMY
- a CDS encoding CPBP family intramembrane glutamic endopeptidase yields the protein MPKNMWYNYLIGGVLGLLLFISLNPIFLIPISRLGYIKDINSFIGVNLSFFPLIISILVIIKFYHKRKLVNFINRENSINTKRFLRGFVIWFILQSTTLIYNLIFFKNQLSFNFNPSKFLIFLLLSISLTPIQVASEEFLFRGYLIDFLRSFSKNKLFIILASSLLFALPHLKNPEVKNSTFTFFLIYLTMAITFSYITVKYRGLEYSFGVHLANNLFAINIVNYPDSPLPSSPIFLLSNGIAPLPTLLQTLLFSALLVIIIKKLEKNN
- the trxB gene encoding thioredoxin-disulfide reductase, whose translation is MSETTIEHHKVIIVGSGPAGYTAAIYAARANLSPVMISGFQKGGQLTTTTEIDNFPGFPEGRDGNELMLDMEKQALRFNTQIIEDEVTKADLSKRPFILETYGKKYSCDSLIISTGATAKYLGNESEEKFKGRGVSACATCDGFFFKGKDVAVIGGGDTAVEEAIYLTNFCSKVYLMHRRDELRASKAMQKRAENNPKVEILWNTELDEVLGGDTGPLEDVRVINNKTGEKREIGVKGLFIAVGHKPNTELFKEFLDTDENGYLLTEKGTTKTNIEGVFACGDVMDSKYRQAITAAGTGCMAALETERWLAEKE
- a CDS encoding branched-chain amino acid ABC transporter substrate-binding protein, which codes for MKIKNLMIAILTLIMLASCSKEAATNAPIKIGVPGAQSGDLASYGIPTVRAVEIYTEMWNAKGGVLGRKIEFFAEDESCKPELATNVAAKLVGMKVDGIIGHICSGTTKAAMSIYRDANIVAITPSATSNDLTDGEYPNFFRAIAKDSFQAVTAANLVKDLGLKKIAVLHDKGDYGKSFATAVKELVEAEGVTEVVLFDGITVGAVDYSAIINKVSGSNADAVVYGGYHPEASKLVTQMKKSNNDIPFISDDGVKDNTFIQVAREYAEGVYATGPEDTSSNKMAQEAIKLHEEKYGEKPGAFFLNACAAIESLLKAIEIAGTTDYEAVRKALQTNRFDTTLGNIGFSETGDPIGVEFKPFQVKDGVYVEVK
- a CDS encoding peptidylprolyl isomerase — its product is MKKLLLLLIPAVLFGCQTPENKVIASVSKHKITQAEFENEVERLKKAMVPEDYVMQEEEKAKFEAQILNNMILKFVYTQKLDALDIQVEEGAIDEQFSQLISQYGSEEAMISDVEAKGFTMDELREEFTYQYRMQELSKYAVESDTEVSDKEIETYYNDNKESVFAQPGTVTARHILVTTDNKSEEEALTKIKDIKEKISGGMDFSQAAVEYSEGPSGPNGGQLGSFQKGQMVGEFEVVAFSIPVNTVSEPVLTQFGYHLILVDNRTDKSFAPFEETKSYIKNRLKVDKFFQEIEDSAKIKKPDWAQQEV